Genomic DNA from Cytophagales bacterium:
ACCTTGACGTGAAATTCATGTAATTCGCGTCTAAATTATTTTGTGAAACTTAGTGTCTTAGTGCCTTTGTGGCAAGAATTAAAATGAGATTCAAAGCAGAAATTGACATAATGCCCCTCAAGGAGATCCTTGATCCACAGGGAAAAGCTGTTAAGCTCGGACTCGGGAATCTGGGCATAAATAACATTGAAAACGTGCGCATTGGCAAGCATATTACTCTAGAACTCAATGCTAAAGATGAAGAGCAGGCAAAACAAGTTGTTGATCAGGCTTGTAAAAAGTTATTGGCAAACCTGGTAATAGAAGACTACAAATACAATATATCACTTAAATCTGAGTTATAAATTTTTGAGCTTACACTCTTGTGAAATCCCTCCCCCGAGTAACTCTGGATGGGGAGCGAAGCAATTCAACAGGGTGAGCCATTGATCACTTATTTTTATCATACCTAAATGCTATTTATTTGAAATAAATATCTACCTTACTACTTTCTAACTGTAAAATTAAAAAACTATCCGCCTTCATAAACAATATTAGTCCCGTAGGGACGACCTGTTTGTAGAAAAAATGCCAATACAGCGATAAGCTCCGTAGGAGCGACCTGTTAAAAACCCTTTTGTTTATCTTTGCGGACTGTCATTTAAAATTATTAACGTAATATCTTATTTGGGGAGAATTATGAAACTAAAGGTTTGCTTATTAGTAATTCTGTTTCTTGTATTCAGCTATAAAATCCAAAGCCAGATCCCTGCTGAGAACGGTTCCCACCCTTTCGGGTGGTCACCCGTCAGGGGTGACATCAAAATCAAGTGGGAAAGTAACCGGTATGTTAAAGCCAGAAAAGATGGCTTGAAAGAGGTTCTGGCGTTTGAAGGTGGCAGATATATTGACAACGATATTCCATTACCTGCATATTTTTTACAATTCCCCGGAAAATATCTAAGCAAATTTGAACTATACAATGAAACATATCAAGCCCTAGATGCAGCATCCCAAAAACTGGTTCCGGCAAATTTAGTTCCTGCACAGCTTCAAATTTCTATTGATATACAATACCAAAACAGACGCCCTGTCAGCCTGGTTACTTTTATTCCTCTAAGAAAAAACGATCTTACGGGACAATTTGAAAAATTAGTATCCTTTCAATATAAATTCACCGAATCCCCTCC
This window encodes:
- the purS gene encoding phosphoribosylformylglycinamidine synthase subunit PurS; translation: MRFKAEIDIMPLKEILDPQGKAVKLGLGNLGINNIENVRIGKHITLELNAKDEEQAKQVVDQACKKLLANLVIEDYKYNISLKSEL